The following proteins are co-located in the Athene noctua chromosome 16, bAthNoc1.hap1.1, whole genome shotgun sequence genome:
- the LOC141967166 gene encoding protein TENP-like codes for MGRLARKGASTAKLRTLSILLSLLVPAHPARSPDCGGILTPSGLSYLAEVSKAHAEAVLRQDLVAPTAPDLILSSQKSSRNRVTSVTVAALSLSLVPDAGLRLSIDVDLGVTPAPRRLPPRHSSTTKVMRLSILADFHVEMNPEGNLELVTSACKPTVEEVQSTEERESKSSSSETDKEINVDKICLEVSKLLLSPNERLMSLTAPFPVTASCQVQYVPLAAPMISEQGITISLQTTFQVAGMAIPLPISPVPFSMPEPVSSSPSHLTLAFSEHFYTSLFFALEIAGDFNMTIPSPLTTATLAQKITQMGSLFPEEQPVVLQAVFRSSPRVVLEEGKAALKLFLTVHIGTGAPAFQSFLSVNMDMSAGLVLSVASTRMMISAAVTEDVELSLAASDVGPVPADLLEELFLPPVREAVPAQMNAVLSEGVFLPHISGFTYTDVNIVIHKDYVLVPCNLELQAVAGEQSTVA; via the exons ATGGGAAGATTGGCCAGGAAAG gTGCCAGCACGGCGAAGCTCCGCACCCTGAGCATCCTCCTGAGCCTCCTGGTCCCCGCTCACCCCGCCAGGTCACCCGACTGCGGCGGCATCCTCACCCCCTCAGGCCTGAGCTACC TTGCTGAAGTTTCCAAGGCGCATGCGGAGGCAGTTCTCAGGCAGGACCTCGTGGCCCCGACAGCCCCAGACCTGATTCTCAGCTCCCAGAAGTCCAGCAG GAACCGAGTTACGTCCGTGACAGTGGCCGCGCTGTCTCTGTCGCTCGTCCCTGACGCCGGGCTGCGCCTGAGCATCGATGTGGACCTCGGCGTCACCCCCGCCCC ccgccgcctcccgccccggcaCAGCTCCACCACCAAGGTGATGAGACTTTCCATCCTGGCCGACTTCCACGTGGAAATGAACCCCGAGGGGAACCTGGAGCTGGTGACCTCTGCCTGCAAACCCACCGTGGAGGAGGTGCAGAGCACGGAGGAGAGGGAAAG CAAGTCTTCTAGTTCAGAAACAGACAAGGAGATTAACGTCGATAAG ATCTGCCTGGAGGTCTCCAAACTGCTGCTTTCACCCAATGAACGGCTGATGTCTCTGACAG CTCCCTTCCCCGTCACGGCAAGCTGCCAGGTCCAGTACGTGCCCCTGGCTGCACCCATGATCTCCGAGCAGGGAATCACCATCTCCTTGCAA ACGACCTTCCAGGTAGCGGGGATGGCAATCCCCCTGCCCATCAGCCCTGTGCCCTTCAGCATGCCCGAGCCGGTGAGCTCCAGCCCTTCCCACCTCACCTTGGCTTTCTCTGAGCACTTCTACACCAGCCTCTTCTTCGCCCTGGAAATAGCTGGAGACTTCAACATGACCATCCCG AGCCCGCTGACCACCGCCACCCTGGCACAGAAGATCACTCAG ATGGGCTCCCTCTTCCCGGAGGAGCAGCCGGTGGTGCTGCAGGCCGTGTTCAGGAGCTCCCCCCGGGTGGTGCTGGAGGAAGGCAAAGCAGCCCTGAAGCTCTTCCTCACCGTCCACATCGGGACCGGAGCGCCGGCTTTCCAGAGCTTCCTGAGCGTGAACATG GACATGTCTGCAGGCCTCGTCCTCAGCGTCGCCAGCACGAGGATGATGATCTCTGCAGCCGTGACAGA GGACGTTGAGCTCAGCCTGGCTGCCTCCGACGTGGGCCCCGTGCCG GCTGACTTGCTGGAGGAGTTATTTTTGCCCCCAGTCCGCGAGGCGGTCCCGGCCCAGATGAACG CGGTCCTGAGCGAGGGCGTGTTCCTGCCCCACATCTCCGGCTTCACCTACACGGATGTCAACATCGTGATTCACAAG GACTACGTCTTGGTCCCCTGCAACCTCGAGCTACAGGCGGTGGCAGGGGAGCAGAGCACCGTGGCCTGA